AAAGCGTTCATAATGCCGCCTATAATCATCCTCTGCCAAATCCTCGAACTTTTTAATTTGTCCAGTCAGGAATCCCCGTCCTAGCGGGCTATAAGGTACAAAACCAATTCCCAATTCTTTGAGAACCGGAAGTACTTCATCTTCCACTTCTCTACTCCATAAAGAATACTCCGTTTCCACTGCAGTTATGGGATGAATGGTGTGCGCACGACGGATGATATCAGCAGGTGCTTCGGATAGACCGATATAACGTATTTTCCCATCTTTGACCAAGTCGGCCATCGTTCCAATGGTTTCTTCAATAGGGGTGTTCGGATCATAGCGGTGTTGATAATAGAGATCAATGTAATCTAATCCGAGATGGTATAAGCTAGCATCCACGGATTTTTTGATATACGCCCGATCACCTTTGGGCCCCTGGGTATGCGTTACTCCAAATTTCGTGGCAATCACCGCTTTATCCCGTCTATACTTAAGTGCCCGCCCTACCAGCTCTTCGTTTTCTCCAAACCGCTGCTGCGAAAATTCACCATAAATATCCGCAGTGTCAAACATAGTGACGCCGATATCCAGCGCCTCATGAATCACGCGAACCGATTCCTCGTTATTCGGCATCATCATGGTTCCAAGACCTAATGCTGAAACCTCTAATCCCTCACGTCCAAGCGTCCTTTTTTGTATAGGTTCTGACCTCATCTATTTTATCTCCTAGAATTAATATTTTGTTAATCAAATGAAATCTGTAGATGTACCAAGAGTTTCCCATTCAGTCAAATCTTTTTGAACATTTACGATTTTATTGTTAGCTACATCATAGGCATCCTGTCCAAGGAAAAGATGTAAGGGTGGATGCTCTGATTCTGTTACTTTGATCAATAGATCCATTGCTTTTTCTGGATCACCTGGTTGGTTCTTATCAAAATCTTTCAGAAAAGCTTCCTGTCCATCCCGCATGGTTTTATAATCGTCAATTAGGTTTGTAGTAGTTCCACTAATTGAGCCCTCGGATAGGAAATTT
This portion of the Cohnella abietis genome encodes:
- a CDS encoding aldo/keto reductase, whose product is MQKRTLGREGLEVSALGLGTMMMPNNEESVRVIHEALDIGVTMFDTADIYGEFSQQRFGENEELVGRALKYRRDKAVIATKFGVTHTQGPKGDRAYIKKSVDASLYHLGLDYIDLYYQHRYDPNTPIEETIGTMADLVKDGKIRYIGLSEAPADIIRRAHTIHPITAVETEYSLWSREVEDEVLPVLKELGIGFVPYSPLGRGFLTGQIKKFEDLAEDDYRRHYERFQGDNFIKNVEVAALIEEMASKKMCTSAQLALAWLLAQGDFIVPIPGTKRIDRVKENLGALQVQLTPADFEEIERISPKGFAAGGRF